The Tatumella ptyseos genome segment CTACAGCAGCGTGTTCTGGTTTATGGCGTTTTAGGTGCCATCGTATTACGAACCCTAATGATTTTTGCCGGCAGTTGGCTAGTTAACGAATTTAGCTGGATCCTTTATATCTTTGGCGCGTTCTTAATTATCACTGGAATTAAGATGTTTTTCTCGAAGTCCGATGAAGAGCATCAGGAAGAAGGACGCATACTACGGTGGCTAAAAAAACGCATGCGGGTGACGGATCAATTAGAAGGTGAAAAATTCTTCGTTATCCGCCAAGGTGTACGTTATGCCACGCCCTTACTATTAGTACTGATCATGGTTGAGTTGAGCGATGTTATTTTCGCAGTGGATTCTATCCCTGCTATCTTTGCCGTGACCACAGACCCCTTCATCGTATTGACCTCAAACCTATTCGCGATACTCGGTCTGCGCGCGATGTACTTCTTGTTGTCAGGTGTGGCTGAAAAATTCAGCTTACTACAGTACGGATTAGCCGTAATTTTAACTTTTATCGGCGTAAAGATGTTGCTAATCGATGTGTG includes the following:
- a CDS encoding TerC family protein, giving the protein MQTVGTPLMWGIFSVIVIIMIIIDLRLQSSGRSGSMSVKHAALWSLVWVGVSLGFAAGLWFYLQHTMDSTVASAQTLNFLTGYLLEKALAVDNVFVWLMLFSAFAVPPVLQQRVLVYGVLGAIVLRTLMIFAGSWLVNEFSWILYIFGAFLIITGIKMFFSKSDEEHQEEGRILRWLKKRMRVTDQLEGEKFFVIRQGVRYATPLLLVLIMVELSDVIFAVDSIPAIFAVTTDPFIVLTSNLFAILGLRAMYFLLSGVAEKFSLLQYGLAVILTFIGVKMLLIDVWHIPTGISLSVIATILVVTLGLNHWLNIRKKS